The Synechocystis sp. PCC 7509 genome includes a window with the following:
- a CDS encoding bifunctional ADP-dependent NAD(P)H-hydrate dehydratase/NAD(P)H-hydrate epimerase: protein MDKQREIEQFVVSAQQMRDIEGRIFAAGMPVAALMEKVGLAIARKFTEMFQTQRIGVLVGSGHNGGDALVVARELYYRGYKVVFFSPFSKYKDLTASHAQYVESLGIERCDSIEKLLNQSDVLIEGLFGFGLERDIMGDIAKAISSINQSSLPVISLDLPSGLHTDTGEVLGIAIKATYTFCLGLWKLGLLQDCALDYVGKAQLIDFDIPVTDIYAVLGETPKIKRITTEFAIALLPLRRPPVTHKYKQGHLLLICGSTRYAGGAILTGLGARASGVGMLSIAVPESLKPLLVAQLPEALIIGCPETELGAIAQLQLPAKTNLDSFDAISCGPGLTFEATPIIQEVLGCNCPLILDADGLNILAELGTTPTLAKRQGKTILTPHTGEFKRLFPDLGALDSNESVINAAKTSKAVVLLKGARTTIASPDGLVWINPESTPALARGGSGDVLTGLMGGLVAQQSTRSLEEIAAVAAWWHSQAGIKAAANRTQMGVDAYTLTQYLLPFLADIKC, encoded by the coding sequence ATGGACAAACAGAGAGAAATTGAGCAATTTGTAGTCAGCGCCCAGCAAATGCGAGACATTGAAGGGCGGATATTTGCCGCCGGAATGCCTGTAGCAGCATTAATGGAAAAAGTGGGATTAGCGATCGCCCGCAAATTTACAGAAATGTTCCAAACCCAACGAATTGGGGTATTAGTAGGCTCTGGACATAATGGCGGTGATGCTTTGGTGGTGGCGCGTGAGTTATATTATCGCGGCTACAAGGTAGTTTTTTTTAGTCCCTTTTCTAAATATAAAGACTTAACTGCTAGTCACGCTCAGTATGTAGAAAGCTTAGGTATAGAGCGTTGCGACAGTATAGAAAAGCTATTAAACCAATCAGATGTATTAATTGAGGGATTGTTTGGCTTTGGTTTAGAGCGCGATATTATGGGGGATATTGCCAAGGCGATTTCTAGCATTAACCAATCTTCACTACCAGTTATTAGCCTCGATTTACCTTCTGGGTTACACACCGATACTGGGGAAGTGTTGGGAATAGCAATTAAAGCAACCTATACTTTTTGCTTGGGATTGTGGAAACTTGGCTTACTTCAAGATTGCGCCTTAGATTATGTTGGTAAAGCGCAACTGATAGATTTTGATATTCCTGTAACCGATATTTATGCTGTATTAGGGGAAACGCCGAAGATAAAGCGAATTACTACAGAGTTTGCGATCGCATTATTACCTTTACGTCGTCCACCCGTTACACATAAATACAAGCAAGGACATTTACTATTAATTTGTGGTTCTACTCGTTATGCTGGCGGGGCAATTTTAACTGGATTAGGCGCGAGAGCAAGTGGTGTAGGAATGCTATCAATTGCCGTTCCCGAATCGCTAAAACCCTTATTAGTGGCTCAATTGCCCGAAGCTTTAATTATAGGATGCCCAGAAACCGAGCTTGGCGCGATCGCCCAATTACAATTACCAGCAAAAACTAACTTAGATTCCTTTGATGCAATTTCCTGCGGCCCTGGTTTAACTTTTGAAGCCACGCCGATAATTCAAGAAGTATTAGGTTGCAATTGTCCGTTAATTCTCGATGCAGATGGTTTAAATATTTTGGCAGAATTAGGAACTACGCCTACTTTAGCCAAGCGACAAGGAAAAACAATTCTTACTCCTCACACCGGAGAATTTAAGCGTTTATTTCCCGATTTAGGCGCTCTAGATTCTAATGAATCTGTTATTAACGCCGCTAAAACCAGCAAAGCTGTAGTTTTATTAAAAGGTGCTAGAACTACAATCGCTTCCCCCGATGGATTAGTTTGGATCAACCCCGAAAGTACCCCAGCTTTGGCGCGTGGCGGTAGTGGCGATGTGCTAACAGGGTTAATGGGTGGATTGGTGGCTCAACAATCTACCCGTTCTCTAGAGGAAATCGCCGCCGTTGCTGCTTGGTGGCATTCTCAAGCCGGAATTAAAGCGGCGGCTAACCGCACCCAAATGGGAGTAGATGCCTATACATTGACACAATACTTACTCCCATTTTTGGCAGATATTAAATGTTAA
- the psbM gene encoding photosystem II reaction center protein PsbM — protein sequence MQVNDLGFVASILFVLVPTVFLLILYIQTASRNSSNKDS from the coding sequence ATGCAAGTTAATGATTTAGGTTTTGTGGCAAGTATTTTATTTGTACTTGTGCCTACGGTTTTCCTTTTGATTCTGTATATTCAAACTGCCAGCCGTAATAGTAGCAATAAGGATTCGTAA
- a CDS encoding aminopeptidase P N-terminal domain-containing protein, with translation MQAEYENRRQQLMAKIGNGTAIFRSAPMAVMHNDVEYTFRQDSDFFYLTGFNEPQAVAVLAPHHEEHRFILFVQPKEREKEVWTGYRTGVEEAKSRYGADEAYPIGELEEKLLQYVEKAERIYYHLGRDRAFNETILKLWQRLVAMYPKRGIGPMAIEDSNVILHPLRLVKSDSELALMRTAAAISVEAHNKARELARPGCYEYEIQAEIERIFRYRGGTGVAYPSIVASGDNACVLHYIENNRQMLDNELLLIDAGCAYDYYNADITRTFPVGNKFTPEQKILYEIVLEAQLKAIAQVQPGNPYNAFHDTAVRVITEGLVELGILRGEIDKLIEEEKYKPFYMHRTGHWLGLDVHDVGVYQHGESPHILQAGNVLTVEPGIYIVPNTPNAEDQPEIDPRWIGIGIRIEDDVLVTATGQEVLTDGVPKLVSELEGNR, from the coding sequence ATGCAAGCAGAGTACGAAAATCGCCGTCAGCAGTTAATGGCAAAAATTGGTAATGGTACGGCAATTTTTCGCAGTGCGCCAATGGCAGTTATGCACAACGATGTAGAGTACACTTTTCGTCAAGATAGCGATTTTTTTTACTTGACAGGATTCAATGAGCCACAAGCGGTAGCCGTTTTAGCGCCACACCACGAAGAACATCGTTTTATTCTTTTTGTCCAGCCTAAAGAGCGCGAAAAGGAAGTTTGGACAGGTTATCGCACGGGAGTAGAAGAAGCAAAAAGTCGCTACGGTGCAGATGAGGCTTACCCAATTGGGGAACTTGAGGAAAAATTACTTCAGTATGTAGAAAAAGCCGAGAGAATTTACTATCATTTGGGACGCGATCGCGCCTTTAATGAAACTATCCTCAAACTTTGGCAACGCTTGGTGGCGATGTATCCTAAGCGCGGTATAGGCCCAATGGCGATCGAAGATAGTAATGTAATATTGCACCCTCTGCGCCTAGTCAAAAGCGATTCAGAACTTGCATTAATGCGGACTGCGGCGGCTATATCAGTAGAAGCTCACAATAAAGCGCGAGAACTAGCGCGTCCCGGCTGTTACGAGTATGAAATTCAAGCAGAAATAGAGCGAATTTTTCGGTATCGGGGGGGAACAGGTGTTGCTTATCCTTCGATAGTTGCTTCTGGTGATAATGCTTGCGTACTGCACTACATTGAAAACAACCGCCAGATGCTTGATAACGAGTTGTTGTTAATTGACGCTGGCTGCGCTTACGACTATTACAATGCCGATATTACCCGCACTTTTCCTGTAGGCAATAAGTTTACACCCGAACAAAAGATTTTGTACGAAATTGTCCTAGAGGCACAACTTAAAGCGATCGCCCAAGTTCAACCAGGTAATCCTTACAATGCTTTTCACGATACGGCGGTAAGGGTAATTACGGAAGGATTAGTAGAGCTTGGGATTTTGCGCGGCGAAATTGATAAGTTAATTGAAGAAGAAAAGTACAAACCCTTTTATATGCACCGTACTGGACATTGGCTAGGCTTAGATGTCCATGATGTAGGAGTTTATCAGCACGGCGAATCACCACATATTTTACAAGCGGGAAATGTTTTAACAGTAGAACCGGGTATATATATTGTTCCCAATACTCCAAATGCTGAAGATCAGCCAGAAATAGATCCGCGTTGGATTGGGATTGGGATTCGGATTGAGGACGATGTTTTGGTTACAGCCACAGGACAAGAAGTTTTAACTGATGGAGTTCCTAAATTAGTATCAGAACTGGAAGGTAATAGGTAA
- a CDS encoding HAS-barrel domain-containing protein: MRLPLPQFASRDRPSHHIAEVIETSTTEFLAQCLDPDDLSFPVMPPFGSWVKSLDEESGNQVYAVVYHATTMPIDSIHRARALGLSLSDLREQQPQIFAMLKTEFRAVIVGFKQQQSSRSLNQTYQYLPPRPPQIHQAVNQCEPQEIVDFSEQLDFLRTLLQVNGAPVEALTAAAIREIYQLRSGDRPWLVKAGRTLSVLLKDDYDRLKIILSQIHP, from the coding sequence ATGCGCCTTCCTCTACCACAATTTGCTTCGCGCGATCGCCCATCCCATCATATTGCGGAAGTAATCGAAACTTCTACCACCGAGTTTTTGGCTCAGTGTCTAGATCCTGACGATTTGAGCTTTCCAGTTATGCCGCCTTTTGGTAGCTGGGTAAAGTCTTTAGATGAAGAATCGGGTAATCAAGTCTACGCGGTGGTTTATCACGCTACTACTATGCCTATAGACTCGATTCATCGGGCTAGAGCCTTGGGTTTATCTTTGTCAGACTTGCGCGAACAACAACCGCAAATCTTCGCTATGCTCAAAACCGAGTTTCGCGCCGTGATTGTTGGGTTCAAGCAACAACAAAGTTCTAGAAGTCTTAACCAGACTTATCAGTATTTGCCCCCACGTCCGCCCCAAATACATCAAGCTGTTAATCAGTGCGAACCGCAAGAAATTGTCGATTTTAGCGAACAGTTAGATTTTTTGCGGACACTATTGCAGGTAAATGGCGCACCAGTGGAAGCATTGACGGCGGCGGCGATTCGAGAAATTTATCAGTTGCGATCGGGCGATCGCCCTTGGCTAGTCAAAGCTGGGCGTACTTTGAGCGTGTTACTTAAAGATGACTACGATCGCTTAAAAATTATTTTGAGCCAAATCCACCCCTAG
- a CDS encoding NAD(P)H dehydrogenase subunit NdhS: MLFPGSVVRITNTNDTYYGMTGLVQRVTDGKAAVLFEGGNWDKIVTFKLSELTSVEVTGRKKAK, translated from the coding sequence ATGCTATTTCCTGGCTCAGTAGTGCGCATAACCAATACTAACGATACCTACTACGGTATGACTGGCTTAGTGCAAAGAGTAACCGACGGCAAAGCGGCGGTACTATTTGAAGGTGGCAATTGGGATAAAATCGTTACCTTCAAGTTGTCCGAACTAACATCTGTAGAAGTCACCGGACGCAAAAAAGCAAAATAG
- a CDS encoding NAD(P)/FAD-dependent oxidoreductase — translation MINAENQSPHHVVVVGGGFGGLYAAKALSRDKNVFVTLIDKRNFHLFQPLLYQVATGTLSPADISSPLRSVLNHSKNTQVLMGEVLDINPQEKKVTLQNQELTYDSLIVATGVSHHYFGNDNWEQVAPGLKTVEDALEMRRKIFVAFEAAEKETDIEKRRAWLTFVVVGGGPTGVELAGAIAELAYSTLKKDFRNIDTSEAQVLLIEGMERILPPYTPDLSAKAAVSLTKLGVTVKTKALVTDISDDIVTMRQDDKVEQIPAKTILWAAGVKASPMGAIIAEKTGAELDRVGRVVVASDLSVPSYPNIFVVGDLASFSHQNGKPLPGVAPVAMQEGSYVAKLIQNTIEGKQSVPFRYLDRGSLAVIGRNSAVVDLGFIKFSGILAWLTWVFVHIYFLIEFDNKLVVMLQWGWNYWTRNRGARLITGEDSLVDSKSDRYPPINNKTAVNI, via the coding sequence ATGATAAATGCTGAGAATCAATCTCCTCATCATGTGGTAGTTGTTGGTGGCGGCTTTGGCGGACTGTACGCAGCTAAAGCTTTGAGCCGAGACAAAAATGTTTTCGTTACTTTAATTGATAAGCGCAACTTCCATTTATTTCAACCATTACTTTACCAAGTTGCTACAGGTACGTTATCCCCGGCGGATATTTCTTCGCCTCTGCGATCGGTACTCAATCACAGCAAAAATACTCAAGTGCTGATGGGTGAGGTATTAGATATTAATCCCCAAGAAAAAAAAGTTACCTTACAAAACCAAGAGCTAACCTACGATAGTTTGATTGTAGCTACAGGCGTTAGCCATCACTATTTTGGCAATGACAACTGGGAACAAGTTGCCCCAGGATTGAAAACCGTAGAAGATGCGTTAGAAATGCGCCGCAAAATCTTTGTAGCTTTTGAAGCGGCGGAAAAAGAAACGGATATCGAAAAACGCCGCGCTTGGTTAACTTTTGTGGTAGTAGGCGGCGGGCCAACCGGGGTAGAACTGGCTGGGGCGATCGCCGAACTTGCTTATAGCACCTTAAAAAAAGATTTTCGCAACATTGACACCTCCGAAGCGCAAGTTTTGTTGATTGAAGGGATGGAGCGCATTCTCCCGCCTTATACCCCAGATTTATCCGCCAAAGCCGCAGTATCTTTAACAAAATTGGGCGTAACAGTGAAGACAAAAGCGCTAGTTACAGATATTAGTGACGATATTGTAACTATGCGCCAGGATGACAAAGTTGAACAAATCCCCGCAAAAACAATTTTATGGGCTGCCGGGGTCAAAGCTTCGCCAATGGGGGCAATTATCGCCGAAAAAACAGGAGCAGAACTCGATCGCGTTGGTAGAGTCGTTGTAGCATCGGATTTAAGCGTACCAAGTTATCCCAATATTTTTGTAGTGGGGGATTTGGCAAGTTTTTCTCACCAAAACGGTAAGCCATTACCAGGGGTTGCACCTGTGGCGATGCAAGAAGGGAGCTATGTTGCTAAGTTGATTCAAAACACGATTGAAGGTAAACAATCTGTTCCCTTTCGTTACTTAGATCGAGGTAGTTTGGCAGTAATTGGCAGAAATTCCGCCGTAGTAGATTTAGGTTTTATTAAGTTTTCAGGGATTTTAGCTTGGCTAACTTGGGTATTTGTCCATATCTACTTTTTGATTGAATTTGACAACAAATTAGTTGTCATGCTTCAGTGGGGTTGGAATTATTGGACTCGCAACCGAGGAGCGCGTTTAATTACGGGGGAAGATTCCTTAGTTGATAGTAAAAGCGATCGCTATCCGCCAATAAATAACAAAACAGCAGTTAACATTTAA
- a CDS encoding pentapeptide repeat-containing protein: MNDLDRCYRLLGLEPGASLDEVNQAYKDLAFIWHPDRIPKDNLRLHQKAQDKLKEINHARDCLREVKTRDRIPTTYSTQQKKPPQSPPPSYYQSSQPKKPPQAPPPPPPPSYYQSSRHKSHYESYSQPKKPHGDLSGVDLRGANLQEKDFSYRNLSKANLSEANLSDAFLHKVNLQQADLSRANLFRANLLQANLSNANLRESNLIGADFSGADLSGADLSGAKVGAGDRIMVKLTGANLRGTIMPDGRIHQ; this comes from the coding sequence ATGAACGATCTAGACCGATGCTACAGATTACTTGGGCTTGAGCCAGGAGCATCCCTCGACGAAGTCAATCAAGCTTACAAAGACTTAGCTTTTATTTGGCATCCCGATCGCATTCCTAAAGATAATCTGCGGTTACATCAAAAAGCACAAGACAAACTTAAGGAAATTAACCACGCCCGCGATTGCCTGCGGGAAGTAAAAACGCGCGATCGCATTCCCACAACTTACTCAACTCAACAAAAAAAGCCTCCCCAATCCCCGCCACCGAGCTACTATCAATCGTCTCAACCAAAAAAACCGCCTCAAGCGCCACCACCGCCGCCACCACCGAGCTACTATCAATCTTCACGCCATAAATCTCATTATGAGTCTTACAGTCAGCCTAAAAAGCCCCATGGTGACTTGAGCGGCGTTGATTTGAGGGGCGCAAATCTTCAAGAAAAAGATTTCTCCTATAGAAACTTGAGTAAAGCTAATCTCAGTGAGGCTAACTTAAGCGATGCTTTTCTACATAAAGTCAATTTGCAACAAGCTGATTTATCTAGAGCAAATTTATTTAGAGCTAACTTACTCCAAGCAAATCTTAGTAATGCTAATTTGCGCGAAAGTAATTTGATTGGTGCTGATTTTAGCGGTGCAGACCTGAGTGGAGCCGATTTGAGCGGTGCTAAAGTGGGAGCAGGCGATCGCATTATGGTCAAACTCACGGGGGCAAACTTGCGGGGGACAATTATGCCTGATGGTCGGATTCATCAATAA
- a CDS encoding CPBP family intramembrane glutamic endopeptidase: protein MPEIDPHLEPLTRTQLLIAMGVTAVLLGLLAKLWLKFGDVALLPWCWDVTTLPLAMAIAAIVTTISSLMYQFWASYRHSADFYLEFVLKPLALPDLIWVGLLPGLSEELLFRGVMLPAFGLDTTGIAVSSACFGILHLSNCKQWQYVVWATIVGFILGYTAVATHNLLIPIIAHVLINLISSSVWKLKHPESQA, encoded by the coding sequence GTGCCTGAAATCGATCCCCACCTTGAACCTCTCACGCGCACTCAGTTGCTTATCGCCATGGGTGTAACCGCCGTTTTATTGGGGTTACTTGCCAAGTTGTGGTTAAAGTTTGGTGATGTGGCTTTGTTGCCTTGGTGTTGGGATGTGACAACTTTACCATTGGCAATGGCGATCGCCGCGATCGTTACTACTATTAGCTCCTTAATGTACCAATTCTGGGCATCTTACCGTCATAGCGCCGATTTTTACTTAGAATTTGTCCTGAAGCCTTTAGCATTACCAGATTTGATATGGGTGGGATTATTACCAGGACTGAGCGAGGAACTATTATTTAGGGGTGTAATGTTGCCAGCCTTTGGCTTGGATACAACCGGAATTGCCGTATCTAGCGCTTGTTTTGGGATTTTGCACCTTAGCAATTGTAAGCAGTGGCAATATGTTGTTTGGGCTACGATTGTCGGGTTCATCCTTGGCTACACGGCTGTCGCCACCCATAATTTACTTATCCCAATTATTGCTCACGTCCTGATAAATTTGATTTCTAGCTCTGTTTGGAAGCTAAAACACCCGGAATCTCAAGCATAA
- a CDS encoding universal stress protein, with the protein MIKKILLAVSGLGHAEEMLKTLKEIPAIQQAEVTVLHVVPAQASAQVMTSKWEEGGKILGAAIETVNLDANKVTAILRQGDPKDVVCQVADEVNADLIIMGSRGLKRLQSILANSVSQYVFQLSSRPMLLVKDDIYVKKIKRVMVALDDSEATKQCLQLALFLVRDIKGGQLILANVDKNGKASDVATSAEKNPVLAPAIAEAKKQGIQPRAITVAGKPGEEICRLVEEQDADLLIIGSPDRRPTIAKNFVDIDRLVSSSLSDYVRVNATCPVLLARTVG; encoded by the coding sequence ATGATAAAAAAAATATTATTAGCGGTTTCTGGACTAGGACACGCTGAAGAAATGCTCAAAACTTTGAAGGAAATACCAGCAATTCAACAAGCAGAGGTAACAGTTTTACACGTTGTCCCCGCTCAAGCTTCCGCTCAAGTTATGACTAGCAAATGGGAAGAAGGAGGCAAGATTTTAGGCGCAGCAATTGAGACAGTAAACTTAGATGCTAATAAAGTTACGGCTATTTTGCGCCAAGGAGATCCTAAAGATGTCGTTTGTCAAGTAGCTGACGAAGTAAATGCCGACTTAATTATTATGGGTTCGCGGGGATTAAAACGCTTGCAATCGATTTTAGCAAATTCTGTTAGCCAGTACGTTTTTCAATTGTCATCACGCCCAATGTTGCTAGTAAAAGATGACATTTACGTTAAAAAAATTAAGCGCGTAATGGTAGCACTAGATGATTCGGAAGCTACAAAACAGTGTTTGCAACTGGCATTATTTCTAGTTAGAGATATTAAAGGCGGTCAATTGATTTTGGCTAACGTCGATAAAAATGGCAAAGCTAGCGACGTAGCAACAAGTGCCGAGAAAAACCCAGTTTTAGCTCCAGCAATAGCAGAAGCAAAAAAACAAGGAATCCAACCTCGTGCGATCACGGTTGCAGGTAAACCCGGCGAAGAAATTTGTCGCTTAGTTGAAGAACAAGATGCAGACTTGTTAATTATCGGTTCTCCCGATCGCCGTCCAACGATTGCTAAGAACTTTGTGGATATAGACAGGCTTGTTAGTTCGTCTTTATCAGACTACGTGCGCGTAAACGCAACTTGTCCTGTGCTGTTGGCGCGTACTGTTGGATAG
- a CDS encoding type IV pilus twitching motility protein PilT yields the protein MTDSHNKLNSIPTDSRLPPPPPPRQKVNAGMQQQSLSALGSSNAQVDDYLAPLPPTSAHQPAPLPPTSAHQPAPLPPTSAHQPAPLPKAQAPRSSFGKDVQPTLEKLVYEAYEQGASDLHLGVGETPRFRERGYIVISQYPETDEATFYSWLREILNEDQIEKFQAHMEYDGAIQYEGLVRVRINIFISLNGPAMVMRLIPLKILNMEQLGLPPVFRDLCHYQKGLILVTGPTGSGKSTTMAAMIDYINREMPKNIISIEDPVEFVHKSQKSLIKQREVGIHTLEFDKALKASLREDPDIILIGEMRDRETVNTAIKAAQTGHLVFGTLHTNGAVKTIERILNLYNPDEQAPMRIQVGESLVAVISQSLVRTTDRKRAAIHEIMINTDAIKDYILRNEVEEVESIIPRCNFEGMCTMNQSIYRLYEEGRITEETALESSPKPNEMAQILRGRA from the coding sequence ATGACAGACTCGCACAACAAATTAAATTCGATTCCGACAGACTCCCGTCTACCACCGCCACCACCACCAAGACAAAAAGTCAATGCTGGTATGCAACAACAGTCTTTATCAGCCCTAGGAAGTTCTAACGCTCAGGTTGATGATTATTTGGCACCTTTACCGCCAACGTCCGCTCATCAGCCAGCGCCTTTACCGCCAACGTCCGCTCATCAGCCAGCGCCTTTACCGCCAACGTCTGCTCATCAGCCAGCGCCTTTACCCAAGGCTCAAGCACCGCGTTCTAGCTTTGGGAAAGATGTACAACCAACCTTAGAAAAATTGGTTTATGAGGCCTACGAACAAGGAGCTTCAGACTTACATTTGGGCGTAGGTGAAACACCTCGTTTCCGCGAACGCGGTTACATTGTCATTAGCCAGTATCCAGAAACTGATGAAGCTACCTTTTATAGCTGGCTAAGAGAAATTCTCAACGAAGACCAAATTGAGAAGTTTCAAGCTCATATGGAGTACGACGGTGCTATTCAGTATGAGGGATTGGTGCGGGTGCGGATTAACATCTTTATATCGCTAAACGGGCCGGCGATGGTAATGCGATTAATTCCCTTAAAAATTCTCAACATGGAACAACTAGGTTTACCGCCAGTTTTCCGGGATTTGTGTCACTACCAAAAAGGCTTGATTTTAGTTACAGGGCCAACGGGTTCTGGTAAGTCTACAACAATGGCAGCAATGATTGACTATATCAATAGAGAAATGCCTAAAAATATCATCTCTATTGAAGATCCGGTGGAATTTGTGCATAAAAGTCAAAAATCATTGATCAAGCAAAGAGAAGTAGGCATTCACACTTTAGAGTTTGACAAGGCTTTGAAAGCATCGTTACGGGAAGATCCTGACATTATTTTAATTGGGGAAATGCGCGATCGCGAAACTGTAAATACTGCCATCAAAGCCGCACAAACTGGACACTTAGTTTTTGGGACTCTCCATACCAACGGCGCTGTTAAAACTATTGAGCGGATTCTCAACCTTTACAACCCTGATGAACAAGCACCTATGCGCATACAAGTCGGGGAGTCTTTAGTGGCGGTAATTTCTCAAAGCTTAGTCAGAACTACCGATCGCAAACGAGCGGCAATTCATGAAATTATGATTAATACTGATGCCATCAAAGACTACATCTTGCGTAATGAAGTAGAAGAAGTAGAATCTATTATTCCCCGATGTAACTTTGAAGGGATGTGTACCATGAACCAGTCAATCTACCGACTTTATGAAGAAGGTAGGATTACCGAAGAAACAGCTTTAGAATCTTCGCCCAAGCCAAATGAAATGGCGCAAATTCTCCGAGGTAGAGCTTAA
- the rodA gene encoding rod shape-determining protein RodA — MFKIRSPYLFSGWKQIDLWLLGLCVIVTLFGGMMIRSAELNQGLTDWWQHWLVGGVGLTIALLIARWRYENLLQLHWVIYGLTNISLIAVMIIGTTAKGAQRWIAVGGFNLQPSEFAKVGVIITLAAILHTKTASTIPAFIKALAITSVPWALVFLQPDLGTSLVFGAITLGMLYWGNANPGWLILLVSPLVSIILFNVYLPGWIVWTIAMCAIAFFTLPWKWMGAVSAVAVNLVAGELGSLLWGILKDYQKDRIILFLNPEKDPLGGGYHLIQSRIAIGAGEKWGQGLNNGTQTQLNFIPEQHTDFIFSAVGEELGFAGCLMVLFVFWLICWRLIHIAQTAKDNFGSLLAIGVLSMLVFQVIVNISMTIGLAPVTGIPLPWISYGRSAMLTNFIAIGIVESVANYRQRAIRYY, encoded by the coding sequence TTGTTTAAAATTCGCTCACCCTACTTATTTTCAGGCTGGAAGCAAATAGATTTATGGCTGCTGGGTTTGTGCGTGATTGTAACGCTGTTTGGCGGCATGATGATTCGCAGCGCCGAATTAAACCAAGGACTTACCGACTGGTGGCAGCATTGGCTTGTAGGCGGCGTAGGCTTAACGATCGCTCTATTAATTGCTCGGTGGCGTTACGAGAACTTGCTGCAATTGCATTGGGTAATTTATGGGCTGACAAATATCAGTTTGATAGCGGTGATGATTATTGGGACTACTGCTAAAGGAGCGCAACGTTGGATTGCGGTGGGAGGCTTCAATCTGCAACCATCGGAATTTGCCAAAGTCGGAGTCATCATCACCTTAGCGGCAATTCTCCACACCAAAACCGCCTCGACAATTCCAGCTTTTATCAAAGCTTTAGCAATTACGTCTGTACCTTGGGCTTTGGTATTTTTGCAGCCAGACTTAGGTACTTCGCTTGTATTTGGGGCGATTACTTTGGGAATGCTTTACTGGGGAAACGCTAATCCGGGCTGGCTAATCTTGCTAGTTTCGCCCTTAGTTTCGATAATTTTGTTTAATGTTTATTTACCAGGCTGGATTGTATGGACGATCGCCATGTGTGCGATCGCATTTTTTACCCTACCTTGGAAGTGGATGGGAGCAGTAAGTGCTGTGGCGGTGAACCTTGTAGCCGGGGAATTGGGTAGTTTGCTATGGGGAATATTGAAAGATTACCAAAAAGACCGGATTATTCTGTTTCTCAATCCCGAAAAAGATCCTCTTGGTGGCGGTTATCATTTGATTCAATCGCGAATTGCGATCGGTGCGGGGGAGAAGTGGGGACAAGGACTAAATAACGGTACTCAAACTCAGCTTAATTTTATTCCAGAGCAGCATACAGACTTTATTTTCTCCGCCGTTGGGGAAGAATTGGGCTTTGCAGGCTGCTTGATGGTTTTATTTGTTTTTTGGCTAATTTGCTGGCGTTTGATTCATATTGCTCAAACTGCTAAAGATAATTTTGGTTCTCTATTAGCAATTGGCGTGTTGTCAATGTTGGTATTTCAAGTAATCGTAAATATTAGTATGACTATCGGTTTAGCCCCAGTAACGGGCATTCCTTTACCTTGGATTAGCTACGGGCGATCGGCAATGCTAACGAACTTTATTGCGATTGGAATTGTGGAATCGGTGGCAAATTATCGCCAACGGGCAATTAGATATTACTAA
- a CDS encoding Uma2 family endonuclease, translating into MIAFQQPYLSPDQYLQMEETGFVKHEYIDGQIYAMAGASDAHVTIAGNLFALLRSHVRGSDCRVYISDMKAPIEALNRFYYPDVMVSCDDRDRLSLTYKRFPSLIIDFEAKLELVYEDVFL; encoded by the coding sequence ATGATTGCATTTCAACAGCCTTATCTTAGTCCTGACCAATACCTCCAGATGGAGGAAACAGGCTTTGTCAAGCACGAATATATCGACGGACAAATCTATGCAATGGCTGGTGCGAGTGACGCTCACGTTACTATTGCCGGAAACTTGTTTGCTTTACTCCGCAGCCATGTTAGAGGCTCTGATTGTCGCGTTTATATCTCAGACATGAAAGCACCAATTGAAGCGCTCAATCGATTTTATTATCCTGATGTTATGGTTAGTTGCGACGATCGCGATCGCCTTTCTCTAACTTATAAGCGCTTTCCTAGTTTAATTATTGATTTTGAGGCAAAACTAGAACTCGTTTATGAGGATGTGTTTTTATAG